One segment of Setaria viridis chromosome 4, Setaria_viridis_v4.0, whole genome shotgun sequence DNA contains the following:
- the LOC117852077 gene encoding serine/arginine-rich splicing factor RSZ21 has translation MARLYVGNLDPRVTARELEDEFRTFGVLRSVWVARKPPGFAFIDFDDKRDAEDAIRDLDGKNGWRVEISRNSSSGRGGRDRQGGSESKCYECGETGHFARECRLRIGSGGLGSGRRRSRSRSRSRSPRYRRSPSYGRRSYSPAARSPRRRSVSPAPARGRSYSRSPQYNRAREASPYDNGYRRSRS, from the exons ATGGCCCGCTTGTACGTCGGGAACCTGGATCCCCGGGTGACGGCTCGGGAGCTCGAGGACGAGTTCCGCACCTTCGGAGTTCTTCGGAG TGTTTGGGTTGCTCGGAAGCCACCTGGCTTTGCATTTATTGACTTTGATGATAAGAGAGACGCTGAGGATGCAATCCGTGATCTAGATG GCAAGAATGGATGGAGGGTTGAGATATCACGTAATTCCAGCAGTGGTCGAGGTGGTCGTGATCGGCAAGGTGGGTCTGAGTCTAAGTGCTACGAGTGTGGTGAGACTGGGCACTTTGCTCGTGAGTGTCGTTTGAGGATTGGTTCTGGAGGTCTAGGCAGTGGAAGGCGCCGAAGCAGGAGTCGAAGCCGCAGCCGCAGTCCCAGATACCGCCGGAGTCCAAGTTACGGAAGAAG AAGTTACAGTCCTGCAGCACGCTCTCCCAGGCGTCGTAGTGTGTCACCAGCTCCAGCTCGTGGACGCAGCTATAGCAGGTCACCGCAGTACAACCGTGCACGAGAGGCGTCTCCATATGATAATGG GTACCGCCGCAGCAGGAGCTAG
- the LOC117851575 gene encoding UDP-glycosyltransferase 73B4, with product MTPQQFVSAPQPAHKIHEVTCTVAESPRPPSMAAADAARPAAPAGDSGRDHVVVFPLMAKGHMIPLLDLASALAARRGDGGLLRVTVVTTPGNLAFARRRLPARVGLVALPFPAHPELPPGVESTDGLPSHSLFPAFLRATALLREPFAAYLASLPAPPLAVVSDFFLGFTQRVASDAGVRRVTFHGMSAFALALCFSLARTPPPPPGSGVEDGAAPFRIPGFPGNLTITKDEVPHAVAMAADPDDPVTRFLSDEVRDWDYRSWGVLVNSFDALDGDYAAILESFYLPGARAWLVGPLFLLAAGEEQEDDDGDGDTEGCLPWLDERAAERPGSVVYVSFGTQVHVSTAQLDELAHGLVGSGHAFLWAVRTSDASWSPPVDAGPKGKIVRGWVPQRRVLAHPAVRGFLSHCGWNSVLESLAAGRPMLAWPVMAEQAANAKHVAGVLGAGVPAGVKAGSNAPPELVGRAQVAGKVRELMDSGEAGLRMRARAEHVGKAARAAAGEGGTSRLALRRLVDELQRSYDGGRLERDDDGTDSARGGREAIEPNE from the coding sequence ATGACACCGCAGCAGTTTGTCTCCGCGCCACAGCCAGCCCACAAGATACACGAGGTCACTTGCACTGTCGCGGAGTCTCCGAGACcgccctccatggccgccgccgacgccgcgcgtcccgccgccccggctggTGATTCCGGCCGCGACCACGTCGTGGTGTTCCCGCTCATGGCCAAGGGCCACATGATCCCGCTCCTCGACCTCGCCTCGGCGCtggccgcgcgccgcggggacggcggcctcctccgcgtCACGGTGGTCACCACGCCGGGCAACCTCGCCTtcgcgcggcgccgcctcccggcGCGCGTCGGCCTCGTTGCGCTCCCGTTCCCCGCGCACCCGGAGCTCCCGCCCGGCGTCGAGTCCACCGACGGGCTCCCGTCGCACTCGCTCTTCCCGGCGTTCCTCCGCGCCACGGCGCTGCTCCGGGAGCCCTTCGCGGCGTACCTGGCCTccctcccggcgccgccgctcgctgtCGTCTCCGACTTCTTCCTCGGGTTCACGCAGCGCGTGGCCAGCGACGCCGGCGTCCGCCGCGTCACGTTCCACGGCATGTCGGCCTTCGCGCTGGCGCTCTGCTTCTCCCTcgcgaggacgccgccgccgccgcccgggagCGGCGTCGAGGATGGCGCGGCCCCGTTCCGCATTCCGGGGTTCCCGGGGAACCTCACGATCACCAAGGACGAGGTCCCGCACGCGGTGGCGATGGCGGCCGACCCCGACGACCCCGTGACGCGTTTCCTGTCCGACGAGGTCCGCGACTGGGACTACCGGAGCTGGGGCGTCCTGGTGAACAGCTTCGACGCGCTGGACGGGGACTACGCCGCGATCCTCGAGTCATTCTACCtccccggcgcccgcgcctGGCTCGTCGGCCCGCTGTTccttctcgccgccggcgaggaacaggaagacgacgacggcgacggcgacacggAAGGGTGCCTCCCGTGGCTGGAcgagcgggcggcggagcggcccGGGTCGGTGGTGTACGTGTCGTTCGGCACGCAGGTCCACGTCAGCACAGCGCAACTCGACGAGCTCGCGCACGGGCTGGTGGGCTCCGGCCACGCCTTCCTCTGGGCCGTCCGGACCTCCGACGCGTCGTGGTCGCCGCCGGTGGACGCCGGGCCCAAGGGCAAGATCGTCAGGGGGTGGGTCCCACAGCGCCGCGTGCTGGCGCACCCGGCGGTGAGAGGGTTCCTGAGCCACTGCGGCTGGAACTCCGTGCTGGAGAGCCTGGCCGCCGGGCGGCCGATGCTGGCGTGGCCCGTGATGGCGGAGCAGGCCGCGAACGCGAAGCACGTGGCGGGGgtcctcggcgccggcgtccccgCGGGGGTGAAGGCCGGCTCCAACGCGCCGCCGGAGCTGGTCGGCAGGGCGCAGGTGGCGGGGAAGGTCCGGGAGCTGATGGACAGCGGCGAGGCCGGGCTGAGGATGCGCGCCAGGGCCGAGCACGTCGGgaaggcggcgcgggcggccgcgggcgaGGGCGGCACGTCGCGGCTCGCGCTGCGGCGGCTGGTGGACGAGCTGCAGCGGAGCTacgacggcggccggctcgAGCGCGACGACGACGGGACGGACAGCGCGAGAGGCGGGCGGGAAGCGATCGAACCAAACGAGTGA
- the LOC117853106 gene encoding flavin-containing monooxygenase FMO GS-OX-like 8: MARGTPKKVCVVGAGMSGLAAARELRREGLGVTVMEQCGDVGGQWLYDPRIDADDLLGAKAPVKVHSSMYASVRLVSPRECMGFSDFQFVPRPGAAGRDARRFPVHREVYHYLKDFCAAFGLADAIRLNTKVVRVAMAAPPPRDACCGGGGYSNAKWLVRTRHVEPDGSEAGVAAEEVFDAVVVANGHYSQPRLPSIEGMAAWRRRQLHSHSYRVPDPFRDEVVVVVCCGESGLDIATELCGVAKEVHLTARSVEEAAMPAPMVSKMLSKHAGIRLRPQVDRLCEDGTVVFADGSRAAADSVIYCTGYTYSFPFLDTGGLVTVRDNRVGPLYEHTFPPALAPSLSFVGIPTRIFAPWFFEAQARWIALVLSGKKALPPEEEMLRAVQEDYRAREAAGVPVRHTHAIPAIDRKDICEFVYRHTDLPRMEDWKMELFTISFVNTMEDRETFRDRDDDSENVREGLRRWRRVSVAQYELR, encoded by the coding sequence ATGGCTAGGGGCACGCCCAAGAAGGTGTGCGTCGTCGGCGCTGGCATGTccgggctggcggcggcgcgcgagctgCGGCGCGAGGGCCTCGGCGTCACCGTCATGGAGCAGTGCGGCGACGTCGGCGGGCAGTGGCTGTACGACCCGCGGATCGACGCCGACGACCTCCTGGGAGCCAAGGCGCCGGTGAAGGTGCACAGCAGCATGTACGCGTCCGTGCGGCTGGTGAGCCCGCGCGAGTGCATGGGCTTCTCCGACTTCCAGTTCGTGCCCaggcccggcgccgccggccgcgacgcGCGGCGCTTCCCCGTCCACCGTGAGGTGTACCACTACCTCAAGGACTTCTGCGCCGCGTTCGGGCTCGCCGACGCCATCAGGCTCAACACTAAGGTCGTGCGCGTCGCGatggcggcgccaccgccgcgtgaTGCTTGCTGCGGTGGAGGCGGCTACTCGAACGCGAAATGGCTGGTTCGAACCAGGCACGTGGAGCCGGACGGCAGCGAGGCGGGCGTGGCCGCGGAGGAGGTGTTCGACGCCGTGGTAGTGGCCAACGGTCATTACTCGCAGCCTAGACTTCCCAGCATCGAAGGaatggcggcgtggcggcggcggcagctgcacAGTCACTCGTACCGGGTCCCGGACCCCTTCCGCGACGAGGTGGTGGTCGTGGTTTGCTGCGGGGAGAGCGGCTTGGACATTGCGACGGAGCTCTGCGGCGTCGCCAAGGAGGTGCACCTCACGGCGAGGTCCGTCGAGGAGGCCGCGATGCCGGCGCCAATGGTGTCCAAGATGCTGTCCAAGCACGCCGGCATCCGCCTGCGGCCGCAGGTGGACCGCCTGTGCGAGGACGGGACGGTGGTGTTCGCCGACGgctcccgcgccgcggccgacTCCGTCATCTACTGCACCGGCTATACCTACTCGTTCCCGTTCCTGGACACCGGCGGGCTGGTCACCGTCCGCGACAACCGCGTCGGCCCGCTGTACGAGCACACCTTCCCGCCGGCGCTCGCGCCGTCGCTGTCGTTCGTCGGCATACCCACGAGGATCTTCGCCCCGTGGTTCTTCGAGGCGCAGGCGAGATGGATCGCGCTGGTGCTGTCCGGCAAGAAGGCactgccgccggaggaggagatgctGCGGGCGGTACAGGAGGACTACCGCGCCagggaggcggccggcgtgcCCGTCAGGCACACGCACGCCATCCCCGCCATCGATCGCAAGGACATCTGCGAGTTCGTCTACAGGCACACGGACCTCCCTCGCATGGAGGACTGGAAGATGGAGCTGTTCACGATTAGCTTCGTGAACACGATGGAGGACCGCGAGACCTTCCGCGACCGCGACGACGACAGCGAAAACGTCCGCGAGGGCCTGCGGAGATGGCGCCGCGTATCTGTTGCCCAATACGAGCTCCGGTGA
- the LOC117853326 gene encoding 2-oxoglutarate-dependent dioxygenase 21, chloroplastic: MDSAGDVPIIDLSKLRGTSSERSAAVQDVGRVCQEKGFFQVINHGISTDILRNALAAAAAFFSLPMDDRSALASDDITLPVRYVTSSSALDGGEVKVHRHVLKQYSYPLEKWIGNWPAKPSQYREKMGKYAREVRNKLVSDLMEAITESLGLGRYYLSSQMENGFEMMLLSLYPPPPVSSGSDDLRCGDHTDYTFISVILSTHEGLEELDRVTGAWLAAPHRRGAEGGSPPPPPSLTVHVGDCLEAMSNGRYRAAVHRVLWGRGDTDTSRVSITSLTNWAMDESVEVAKELVDDRHPTMYKGSTLRDYTRFLLAGRASGSTFLESLKIN, from the exons ATGGACTCCGCCGGTGATGTGCCAATCATAGACTTGAGCAAGCTGCGGGGCACCTCGTCGGAGAGGTCAGCTGCAGTGCAGGATGTCGGCAGGGTGTGCCAGGAGAAGGGGTTCTTCCAG GTCATTAACCATGGGATCAGCACGGACATCCTCCGCAacgctctcgccgccgccgccgcgttcttcAGCCTGCCAATGGATGACAGGTCGGCCCTGGCGTCCGACGACATCACCCTGCCTGTCCGCTACGTCACCTCGTCCTCTGCACTCGACGGTGGCGAGGTCAAGGTCCATCGACATGTCCTGAAGCAGTACTCCTATCCGTTGGAGAAGTGGATCGGCAACTGGCCAGCAAAGCCATCGCAGTACAG ggaGAAGATGGGCAAGTATGCAAGGGAAGTGAGGAATAAGCTGGTGTCAGACCTAATGGAAGCCATCACCGAGAGCCTCGGGCTCGGGCGCTACTACCTGAGCAGCCAGATGGAGAATGGCTTCGAGATGATGCTCTTGAGCTTGTACCCCCCGCCGCCTGTGAGCTCGGGCAGCGACGACCTCCGCTGCGGCGACCACACGGACTACACCTTCATCAGCGTCATTCTATCGACCCACGAGGGCCTCGAGGAGCTCGACCGGGTGACCGGGGCGTGGCTCGCGGCGCCGCACCGGCGCGGAGCCGAAGgcggatcgccgccgccgccgccgtccctgacCGTGCACGTCGGGGATTGCCTCGAGGCCATGAGCAACGGGCGGTACAGGGCGGCGGTGCACAGGGTGCTCTGGGGACGGGGTGACACTGACACGAGCAGGGTGTCTATAACCAGCCTGACGAACTGGGCCATGGATGAGAGCGTGGAGGTGGCCAAGGAGCTGGTGGACGACCGCCATCCGACCATGTACAAGGGGAGCACTCTGAGGGACTACACCCGGTTTCTCTTGGCCGGCCGGGCCAGTGGCAGCACCTTCCTGGAAAGCCTCAAGATCAATTGA
- the LOC117852075 gene encoding cyclic nucleotide-gated ion channel 17, giving the protein MMFGSRRVEDEMALTRQRTVRFHDERAKATIPIHQKQHGLAASRLGLGSSGKNKIFVAGDDLWYNKIIDPSSDFILTWTYIFRVSCFIALFMDPLYFYVPIIDYRPTPAGTPTIPCAGKDRRIAIIVTVFRSIVDLFYAIQIIIKFRTAYINPNSKLGVFGRGDLITDHKEIAKQYLRSDFAVDLVASLPLPQIIIWSVIPAIKYSSSEHGNDMLLLVALFQYILRLYLMISLNNKIVKITGVFAKTAWQGAAYNLLLYMIASHVLGALWYLLSVDRQFACWKKYCNETEIRYLYCGVIPDPSWNGTLVFSRCNASSKPDFDFGMFQPLLYNETPNQSFLKKYVYCLWWGLQNLSCYGQTLTVSTFLGETLYAIFLAMVGLVLFAHLIGKVQTYLQSITARVEEWRIKQKDTEEWMRHRQLPHELRERVRRFIHYKWLATRGVDEESILIALPADLRRDIKRHLCLDLVRRVPLFSQMDDQLLDAICERLVSSLSTEGTYIVREGDLVTEMLFIIRGKLESSTTDGGRTGFFNSITLKPGEFCGEELLEWALVPKPTVNLPSSTRTVKAILEVEAFALRAEDLRFVASQFRRLHSRKLQHTFRYYSHHWKTWAACFIQHAWRRHKRRKMAKDLRMRESFSSMRSYEGHGSPEQNFTLRRGVSIIKELPKFRKPSEPDFSAEHDD; this is encoded by the exons ATGATGTTCGGTTCGAGGAGGGTGGAGGACGAGATGGCGCTCACGAGGCAGCGGACCGTCAG ATTCCATGATGAGAGGGCAAAGGCAACTATACCCATTCACCAGAAACAGCATGGGCTGGCTGCTAGCAGGCTTGGCTTGGGAAGTTCAGGGAAAAACAAGATTTTTGTGGCAGGAGATGACTTGTGGTACAACAAGATTATTGACCCATCAAGCGACTTCATCTTGACATGGACCTACATCTTCCGTGTGTCATGCTTCATTGCTCTGTTCATGGATCCTCTGTATTTCTATGTGCCTATAATCGATTACAGGCCAACTCCTGCTGGCACACCAACCATTCCTTGTGCTGGGAAGGATAGACGCATAGCCATCATCGTTACTGTCTTCCGATCAATTGTTGATCTCTTTTATGCCATCCAGATAATAATAAAGTTCAGGACCGCTTATATTAATCCAAACTCAAAATTAGGGGTTTTTGGTCGAGGAGATCTCATCACAGATCATAAGGAAATTGCAAAGCAGTATTTAAGATCTGACTTTGCAGTTGATTTAGTGGCTTCATTGCCTTTACCACAG atCATTATTTGGTCTGTGATACCAGCTATCAAATATTCGTCGTCTGAGCATGGCAATGACATGCTGCTTCTGGTTGCTCTTTTCCAGTATATCCTACGATTATACCTCATGATTTCCTTGAATAATAAAATAGTCAAAATTACTGGAGTTTTTGCAAAGACTGCCTGGCAAGGAGCTGCATACAATCTGCTGTTATACATGATTGCTAGCCAT GTTTTAGGAGCACTATGGTACCTTCTATCCGTTGATCGCCAGTTCGCATGTTGGAAAAAATATTGCAATGAGACTGAAATTCGGTATCTGTATTGTGGTGTAATACCAGATCCTAGTTGGAACGGAACCTTAGTCTTTTCTAGATGTAATGCTAGTAGCAAACCCGATTTTGACTTTGGTATGTTCCAGCCACTGTTATACAACGAAACTCCTAATCAGAGCTTCCTGAAGAAATATGTCTATTGCCTTTGGTGGGGCTTGCAGAATCTAAG TTGCTATGGCCAAACATTGACTGTGAGTACCTTTCTTGGGGAGACACTGTATGCTATATTCTTGGCGATGGTCGGTCTTGTCTTGTTTGCGCATTTGATTGGAAAAGTCCAG ACCTACCTGCAATCAATCACTGCAAGGGTTGAGGAATGGAGAATAAAGCAGAAAGATACTGAGGAGTGGATGAGACATCGGCAACTACCCCATGAATTGCGGGAAAGAGTGAGAAGATTTATTCATTACAAGTGGCTGGCAACTCGAGGTGTGGATGAAGAATCTATATTGATTGCTCTGCCTGCAGATCTTCGCCGTGACATTAAGCGCCACCTGTGCCTGGATCTTGTTCGTCGG GTCCCACTTTTCTCCCAGATGGACGATCAACTTCTAGATGCCATCTGTGAGCGTCTTGTATCTTCCTTGAGCACAGAGGGTACATATATTGTCCGTGAAGGTGACCTGGTGACTGAGATGCTCTTTATCATTCGTGGTAAGCTGGAAAGTTCCACTACAGATGGTGGTCGGACGGGTTTCTTCAATTCAATCACCCTCAAACCTGGTGAATTCTGCGGCGAAGAGCTCCTCGAATGGGCTCTAGTTCCCAAGCCTACTGTCAACCTGCCATCATCCACTCGGACGGTGAAGGCAATCCTCGAAGTTGAGGCATTTGCTCTCCGAGCTGAGGACCTCAGGTTTGTCGCCAGCCAATTCAGGCGCCTCCACAGCAGGAAGCTGCAACACACTTTCCGGTACTACTCTCACCATTGGAAGACATGGGCCGCGTGCTTTATCCAGCATGCTTGGCGCCGCcacaagaggaggaagatggccaAGGACCTGAGAATGAGGGAATCATTCTCCTCCATGAGGTCATACGAAGGCCATGGCTCCCCCGAACAGAATTTCACGCTTAGGAGAGGAGTAAGCATCATCAAAGAATTGCCTAAGTTCAGGAAACCATCGGAGCCAGATTTCTCAGCAGAGCATGATGACTGA